A region of the Flavobacteriaceae bacterium MAR_2010_188 genome:
CGGTTTTCCAAGGTATACGCACGTCTGGCATAAATTTAAACATCATCGCGAACAAAGTAGAAATTATAGCAAGCGACAAAATAAAGTCTATTATATATGCTAAATAAAGAACAATATCCGGGAACATAGTGCTGATATAGTCATTTAGAATGGAAATTACCGCAGTTATTATAAAGCTCATCAGCAACAAAAAACCTATCCCCAATATAAACCCAAAGCTCTTGGCACGAGATGTAATTATCGAAAACATCCCACCTTTAGTATCGGTTTTAACGTCCCATATTTTATTTAACGAAATCTGCAGTTGATAAAATACTCCGGTTGCACCAAAAAGTATGGTAGCGATACCGATTATAGTTGAAATAATATTTTTACCTGCCCCTTGTGTTTCACGAATCATAGTTTCCACCGATTCGGCGGTGTCGGCTCCCATTGCCGAAGAAATTTCGCCGGTTAAACGACCTTGAACAATATCCGGTCCCCAGATGGCTCCAACTACATTAATAAGGATTACTAAAAGCCCTGGCATAGATAAAACTGCATAATATGCCACTACCGCACTCATCCTAAAAGGACCATCGGCGTTCCAAGCTTTATAAGTGTTAATAATCAATTTAGGTAAATCCTTAAATCTAAAACCCCTCCCTAAATATTTAGCCATTTATTCAATTTCAATTAATTATCCGCAAAACTACTTTATTGTCGACGAAATCTGCTTTTTAAAAAAATAAATTAACAGGCATATTCGACATTAAAACCATTTCTGCTCAATTTTATCTAATTTTATAAAACTTCTAAAACCAATCGATGACCGAAATACTTAAGAAAGCTTACGGAAATATATTTGAGGACGCACTTCTAAAGAACATAGAAGAAGTTGGGGTCTATAAAGAGGTTTCTGAAGGAGAGATTATTATGAATGTCGGAACCTATGTTAGGTCAATGCCCTTACTTTTAGAAGGGGCCATTAAAATATTAAGGCATGATGATGATGGCGATGAACTTCTCCTCTACTTCTTAGAAAAAGGCGATACTTGTGCCATGACGCTTTCTTGTTGCATGGGACAGACCAAAAGCGAGATAAAGGCCATTGCCGAAACCGATTCTAAATTGATTATGATCCCCATAGAAAAAATGGAATCGTGGACCGCAGAATATAAAAGTTGGAGAAATTTTGTGTTTCAAAGTTATCATGACCGATTCATGGAAATGTTAGAAACGGTTGATACCATTGCGTTTATGAATATGGACCAACGCTTGATCAAATATCTTGAAAGCAAAGCCGGGGTAAATAAATCTAATTCCATTGCCACAACCCACCAACAAATTGCTTACGAACTAAATACCTCAAGGGTCGTGATTTCTAGACTGCTCAAAAAGCTAGAAAATGATGGTCTGATTGAGTTGCAGCGAAATAACATTAATCTTTTGCATCATCAAGGACTCAATTAATCCATCAAAAAATCGAGTGTAACCATTGTTACCACCTACAACCTTTAAACAAATTACTTTTGTACCACATCTAATAACTAAGACGTGGATTTAAATGCAATTTTTGGCTATCTAGGAGCACTAATAATCGGTGTTGTACTAGGATTAATTGGCGGAGGCGGCTCTATATTAACCGTACCCGTACTTGTTTACCTCATCGGTATAAATCCAGTTATGGCGACGGCCTATTCACTTTTCATTGTCGGGATTTCGTCTTTGGTTGGAGCCGTGAGAAACATTCAAAATAAATTGGTCGATTTTAGGACCGCCATCGTTTTTGCAATACCAGCATTTATCTCGGTCTATCTTACCCGACGCTATTTAATCCCAATTATTCCAGACAAACTTTTCACCTTATTCGGGATGGAAATCACCAAGAATATCGGGATTATGGTATTCTTCGCAATCTTGATGTTGGTTGCTTCGGTCTCAATGATTCTGAGTAAAAGTTAT
Encoded here:
- a CDS encoding CRP/FNR family transcriptional regulator, anaerobic regulatory protein, yielding MTEILKKAYGNIFEDALLKNIEEVGVYKEVSEGEIIMNVGTYVRSMPLLLEGAIKILRHDDDGDELLLYFLEKGDTCAMTLSCCMGQTKSEIKAIAETDSKLIMIPIEKMESWTAEYKSWRNFVFQSYHDRFMEMLETVDTIAFMNMDQRLIKYLESKAGVNKSNSIATTHQQIAYELNTSRVVISRLLKKLENDGLIELQRNNINLLHHQGLN
- a CDS encoding membrane protein, whose product is MAKYLGRGFRFKDLPKLIINTYKAWNADGPFRMSAVVAYYAVLSMPGLLVILINVVGAIWGPDIVQGRLTGEISSAMGADTAESVETMIRETQGAGKNIISTIIGIATILFGATGVFYQLQISLNKIWDVKTDTKGGMFSIITSRAKSFGFILGIGFLLLMSFIITAVISILNDYISTMFPDIVLYLAYIIDFILSLAIISTLFAMMFKFMPDVRIPWKTVWIGAVITALLFDLGKFLLSFYFGKSDPGSTYGAAGSVILILLWVSYSCLILFFGAAFTKVYSNTYNIPAEELTEEEKDNLE